One genomic window of Candidatus Edwardsbacteria bacterium includes the following:
- a CDS encoding desulfoferrodoxin, with protein sequence MAERNQIYKCEICGNIVEVLHGGKGELVCCGKPMKLYAENTVDAAREKHLPVIEKTADGYKVRVGSVAHPMEEKHYIEWIALYADGRVLRKYLKPGDAPEAEFLCRAKKVTAKEFCNLHGLWLTQG encoded by the coding sequence ATGGCTGAGAGAAATCAGATCTACAAATGCGAGATTTGCGGCAATATCGTGGAAGTGCTGCACGGGGGCAAGGGAGAGCTGGTCTGCTGCGGCAAGCCCATGAAGCTCTATGCCGAAAATACGGTCGACGCCGCCAGGGAGAAGCACCTGCCGGTGATCGAGAAGACAGCTGATGGATACAAGGTCAGGGTCGGCTCGGTGGCGCATCCCATGGAGGAGAAGCATTATATAGAGTGGATCGCCCTGTATGCCGACGGCCGGGTCCTTCGCAAATATCTGAAGCCCGGGGATGCTCCGGAGGCCGAATTTCTATGCCGGGCCAAGAAAGTGACGGCCAAGGAATTCTGCAACCTGCACGGGTTATGGTTGACTCAGGGATAA
- a CDS encoding DUF5916 domain-containing protein, whose product MKKVLPVTLLAFLLFLPFSPAGLLSQETTLDKTISVQRTMTAPEIDGIIEEIWQQADSVSDFVQNRPYENARPGERTVAYLMQDDENLYVAFRCYSQKNPPTKSYTKDEDYVLIGIDPMGSRTGGYFFWQYASGIFWDGMYTDDGRSMDLAWEGVWYQAVKVHPDRMDVEFKIPFKTIRYKKGLSEWGLQLRRHIAENFEDDSWVPVAQRDNDLISRWGKLAGIEPRATGYYFELYPEGFMRNDKFAGFKDQAQPSGSLTMKWDLTPQTTLNATAYPDFAQIESDQFSLNLSRYPRYLQEQRPFFVDGQDVFRLSSFGDGDGFSPLNIFYSRAVGRSIGGEAVQIMGGAKLTHKTSAWNLGVLAAMTDRYSDQQLGIAEPQRRFGALRARRRILANSELGILASGTMVDGENYNCSSALETVLRSGPNQLIMQAAFSDRSGKTGWAGTAGFRGFTGPLLTMATAEVVNDSFDVSDIGFVPWAGRSKLTIGSGPYWTYRQGALRNLVINLGGTLEKQPGSSQWSKIGSLIINPTFRRNRGGSLELNAGRGYEADTSYLFRSLDLSAWSMLFGNNFNAGCRYAYEYNYNRGYLAYNGSNYMVASYSLISPLSTTLLTNLWMEWDTTNSILASWSVIRPRMDFRITPTMTLSAFNEMVFLAPKTQLTSSQHLSNRMGALFSWNFAPKSWIYVALNDYQAQDLNGFMQPQYTISAVKAKYLLYF is encoded by the coding sequence ATGAAAAAGGTTTTACCTGTAACATTACTGGCCTTCCTGCTCTTTCTGCCGTTCTCCCCCGCCGGCCTGTTGTCCCAGGAAACGACTCTGGATAAAACGATCTCTGTCCAGCGAACCATGACGGCCCCCGAAATAGACGGGATCATCGAAGAGATATGGCAGCAGGCCGATTCGGTCAGCGATTTCGTCCAGAACCGGCCCTATGAGAATGCCCGGCCCGGAGAGCGGACTGTGGCCTATCTGATGCAGGACGACGAGAACCTGTATGTCGCCTTCCGCTGTTATTCGCAGAAGAATCCCCCCACCAAAAGCTATACCAAGGATGAGGATTATGTGCTCATCGGGATAGATCCCATGGGCAGCCGGACCGGCGGTTATTTCTTCTGGCAGTATGCCAGCGGCATTTTCTGGGATGGCATGTACACCGATGACGGACGCAGCATGGACCTGGCATGGGAGGGCGTCTGGTACCAGGCGGTGAAGGTCCACCCCGACCGGATGGATGTGGAGTTCAAGATACCGTTCAAGACCATCCGCTATAAAAAAGGGCTTTCGGAATGGGGGCTGCAGCTGCGGCGGCACATAGCCGAGAACTTCGAGGACGACTCCTGGGTCCCGGTGGCGCAGCGCGACAACGACCTGATCTCCCGCTGGGGAAAGCTGGCCGGCATCGAGCCACGCGCAACGGGCTATTACTTCGAGCTGTACCCCGAGGGATTCATGCGCAACGACAAGTTCGCCGGCTTCAAGGACCAGGCCCAGCCCAGCGGAAGCCTGACCATGAAATGGGACCTGACCCCGCAGACCACCCTGAACGCCACCGCCTATCCCGACTTTGCCCAGATCGAGTCTGACCAGTTTTCCCTTAACCTTTCCCGGTACCCCCGCTACCTCCAGGAACAGCGGCCGTTTTTTGTAGACGGGCAGGATGTATTCCGGCTTTCCAGCTTCGGCGACGGGGACGGGTTCTCGCCTCTGAACATATTTTACTCCCGGGCGGTGGGCCGTTCCATCGGCGGAGAAGCGGTCCAGATAATGGGCGGGGCCAAGCTGACCCATAAGACCTCCGCTTGGAACCTGGGGGTACTGGCGGCCATGACCGACAGGTACTCCGACCAACAGCTGGGCATCGCCGAGCCCCAGCGTCGTTTCGGCGCCCTAAGGGCCAGGCGGCGGATACTGGCCAACTCCGAGCTCGGTATTCTGGCCAGCGGAACCATGGTCGACGGCGAAAACTACAACTGCTCCTCGGCCCTGGAGACGGTGCTGAGAAGCGGCCCCAACCAGCTGATCATGCAGGCGGCCTTCTCGGACCGCAGCGGCAAGACCGGCTGGGCCGGCACCGCCGGCTTCCGGGGCTTCACCGGGCCGCTGCTGACCATGGCCACCGCCGAGGTGGTGAACGATTCCTTCGATGTTTCGGACATCGGATTTGTGCCCTGGGCCGGCCGCAGCAAGCTGACAATAGGCAGCGGACCATACTGGACCTACAGGCAGGGCGCCCTGCGCAATCTGGTCATCAACCTGGGCGGAACATTGGAAAAACAGCCGGGCAGCAGCCAATGGTCGAAGATCGGATCGCTGATCATAAATCCCACCTTCCGCCGCAACCGGGGCGGAAGCCTGGAGCTGAACGCCGGGCGGGGATACGAGGCCGACACCAGCTACCTGTTCCGCAGCCTCGATCTGAGCGCCTGGAGCATGTTGTTCGGCAATAATTTCAACGCCGGCTGCCGCTACGCCTACGAATACAACTACAACCGGGGCTACCTGGCCTACAACGGTTCCAATTATATGGTGGCCAGCTATTCCCTCATCTCGCCGCTGAGCACGACCCTGCTCACCAACCTGTGGATGGAATGGGACACCACCAACAGCATCCTGGCCAGCTGGTCGGTCATCCGCCCCAGAATGGATTTCCGGATCACCCCCACCATGACCCTTTCGGCCTTCAATGAGATGGTGTTCCTGGCCCCCAAGACCCAACTGACCTCGTCCCAGCACCTGTCCAACCGTATGGGAGCCCTGTTCTCCTGGAACTTCGCCCCCAAAAGCTGGATCTATGTGGCCCTCAACGATTATCAGGCCCAGGACCTCAACGGCTTCATGCAGCCCCAGTACACCATCAGCGCCGTCAAGGCCAAATACCTGCTGTATTTTTAA
- a CDS encoding sigma-70 family RNA polymerase sigma factor: MKQQIDEDILLQQARDGDSRSFNQLVKLHQSRIYSVALRLLGSPSEAEDVLQETFIALYQNLHHFRGGSKLATYLFRLATNFSLMKLRRSKRRGRDSGHLSLNVIEELPDQAASPLESLLNSEFRAVLDQQLQKLPARDRAVVVLRDIEGLDGGQVARILGLTLPAMKSKLHRSREFLRKNLSGYLKDS, encoded by the coding sequence ATGAAGCAGCAAATAGACGAAGATATTTTATTACAGCAGGCCAGGGACGGAGATTCGCGTTCTTTCAACCAGCTGGTGAAACTGCACCAGTCTCGGATATATTCGGTGGCCCTGCGGCTGCTGGGCAGCCCAAGCGAGGCCGAGGACGTTCTGCAGGAGACCTTCATCGCCCTGTATCAGAACCTGCATCATTTCAGGGGCGGATCCAAGCTGGCCACCTACCTGTTCCGCCTGGCCACCAACTTCAGCCTGATGAAACTGCGCCGCAGCAAACGCCGGGGCCGCGATTCCGGCCACCTGTCGCTTAACGTGATCGAAGAGCTGCCGGACCAGGCGGCCTCGCCCCTGGAATCGCTGCTGAACAGCGAATTCCGGGCGGTGCTGGATCAACAGCTGCAGAAGCTCCCCGCCAGGGACCGGGCGGTGGTGGTTTTAAGGGACATCGAGGGGCTGGATGGCGGCCAGGTGGCTAGGATACTGGGTCTCACCTTGCCGGCCATGAAATCCAAGCTTCACCGTTCCCGGGAATTTTTGAGGAAAAACCTGTCGGGTTATTTAAAGGATAGTTGA
- a CDS encoding 4Fe-4S binding protein: MIVIKSEYCPQNHRCPSLRVCPAGAIKQEGVKAPYIDQDKCTNCGRCLQSCRVFQEAPVPANSLN, from the coding sequence ATGATAGTTATTAAATCCGAATACTGCCCCCAGAACCACCGCTGCCCGTCCTTACGGGTATGCCCGGCAGGCGCCATCAAGCAGGAAGGCGTTAAGGCGCCTTATATCGATCAGGATAAGTGCACCAATTGCGGACGCTGTCTGCAAAGCTGCCGGGTCTTTCAAGAGGCCCCTGTCCCGGCCAATTCGTTGAACTGA
- a CDS encoding DUF2892 domain-containing protein: protein MKTNESALDRIIRAVLGIALLAAGLLMAGPIKWVLLVLAAIALITAVTGFCLLYRVFGINTNKKTKE, encoded by the coding sequence ATGAAAACCAACGAAAGCGCCCTTGACCGGATCATCCGGGCCGTATTGGGCATCGCTCTGCTGGCCGCAGGCCTGTTGATGGCCGGTCCGATAAAATGGGTCCTGCTGGTGCTGGCTGCCATCGCTTTGATAACCGCCGTCACCGGCTTCTGTCTGCTTTACAGGGTCTTCGGGATCAACACCAATAAAAAAACAAAGGAATAA
- a CDS encoding DUF255 domain-containing protein, protein MKRYLPLMILSLSLTAGISCAGNKKAENNEAKVVPAKAEWLAFDQAMEKAAADKKYVVVDFYTDWCKWCKVMDDKTYADSSVAAALKQNFVIAKINGESSDQITYLGKTMAQSDFTMGMKVSGFPSTLFMDSEGKVIGILPGYIEAPVYLKILAYVSTQAYKTQKLDDYLSGK, encoded by the coding sequence ATGAAGAGATACCTCCCCCTGATGATCCTGTCCTTATCGCTGACCGCCGGAATTTCCTGCGCTGGCAACAAGAAGGCCGAGAACAACGAGGCCAAGGTGGTTCCGGCCAAGGCCGAGTGGCTGGCCTTCGACCAGGCCATGGAAAAGGCCGCCGCCGACAAGAAATACGTGGTGGTTGACTTCTATACCGACTGGTGCAAGTGGTGCAAGGTGATGGACGATAAAACCTACGCCGATTCTTCGGTTGCGGCGGCCCTGAAGCAAAATTTCGTCATCGCCAAAATAAACGGCGAGAGCTCGGACCAGATCACATACCTGGGAAAGACCATGGCCCAGTCGGACTTTACCATGGGCATGAAGGTCAGCGGCTTTCCCTCCACCCTGTTCATGGACAGCGAGGGAAAGGTGATCGGTATCCTGCCGGGATATATCGAGGCCCCGGTGTATTTAAAGATCCTGGCCTATGTCTCCACCCAGGCCTATAAGACCCAAAAGCTGGACGACTACCTTTCCGGGAAATAA
- a CDS encoding isochorismatase family protein has translation MKPALLIIDFQKAFLSGDPHTVRSLEQAKAYINSAIELFRERNLPVICVQHLSPKDGLAPGDPGYEIPEGLKILPTDIHLQKEHGNSFHQTRLCQVLKDLRVDTIFLAGFRAEYCVLSTYRGAQDEGFAAIMIRNALASPSHENIRFVECISDVVSVSNLKYVLSN, from the coding sequence ATGAAACCCGCCCTTTTAATCATAGATTTTCAAAAGGCTTTCTTATCCGGCGATCCCCATACCGTCCGGTCGCTGGAACAGGCCAAGGCCTACATAAACAGCGCCATAGAGCTGTTCCGGGAGCGGAACCTTCCGGTGATATGCGTCCAGCACCTTTCCCCCAAGGACGGCCTGGCGCCCGGGGATCCGGGATATGAGATACCGGAGGGCTTGAAGATATTGCCCACCGATATCCATCTCCAAAAGGAACACGGCAATTCGTTTCATCAGACCAGGCTCTGCCAGGTCCTCAAGGATCTGAGGGTGGATACCATCTTTCTGGCCGGATTCCGGGCCGAGTACTGCGTGCTCTCGACCTACCGGGGGGCCCAGGACGAAGGTTTCGCCGCCATCATGATCCGGAATGCCCTGGCCAGCCCCAGCCACGAGAATATCCGGTTTGTGGAATGCATCAGCGATGTGGTGTCGGTAAGCAACCTGAAGTACGTGCTCAGTAATTAA
- a CDS encoding rubrerythrin family protein codes for MKSLKGTRTEKNLLKSFAGESQARNRYTYFASVAKKEGYEQISWFFTETAENEKEHAKRFFKFLEGGGVEITAMYPAGKIGTTPENLKASAEGENEEHTKLYPEFAAIADEEGFSEIAKIYLFIAEVEREHEARYLKLLANLEKKQVFKKDQPIKWRCRNCGYVYQGNEAPQSCPACAHPQSYYEAMAENY; via the coding sequence ATGAAAAGCTTAAAAGGAACCCGCACCGAAAAGAACCTGCTCAAATCCTTCGCCGGGGAATCCCAGGCCCGCAACCGCTACACCTATTTTGCCTCGGTGGCCAAGAAGGAGGGCTATGAGCAGATATCATGGTTCTTCACCGAAACGGCCGAGAACGAAAAGGAGCATGCCAAGAGATTCTTCAAATTCCTGGAGGGCGGCGGGGTTGAGATCACCGCCATGTATCCGGCCGGCAAGATCGGCACCACGCCTGAGAACCTGAAGGCCTCCGCCGAGGGCGAGAACGAGGAGCACACCAAGCTGTATCCGGAGTTCGCCGCCATCGCCGATGAGGAGGGATTTTCCGAGATCGCCAAGATATACCTGTTCATCGCCGAGGTGGAGCGGGAGCATGAGGCCCGTTATCTTAAACTGCTGGCCAACCTCGAGAAAAAACAGGTGTTCAAAAAGGACCAGCCCATCAAGTGGCGCTGCCGCAACTGCGGTTACGTCTACCAGGGCAATGAGGCTCCCCAATCCTGCCCGGCCTGCGCCCATCCCCAGAGCTATTACGAAGCAATGGCTGAAAATTATTAA
- a CDS encoding thioredoxin family protein, whose product MGMLREEDQDHLRHEFSGKLVNPVKMVLFTQRLECLYCQPTEEILTEIAALSDKLSLEKHDLLEDKSLADQYGIDKIPGIALIGQKDYGVRFFGAPSGFEFTSLIEDIIDVSRGTTGLTLDSREKLKKIAKPVRIQVFITPTCPYCPAAVRMAHQAAIESDMVTAHMVESAEFPHLVQKYGVMGVPKVIINETIQFEGAQPEPVFINHILKAAE is encoded by the coding sequence ATGGGAATGTTGAGGGAAGAGGACCAGGATCATCTGCGCCATGAATTCTCCGGAAAGCTGGTCAACCCGGTAAAGATGGTGTTATTCACCCAAAGGCTGGAATGCCTGTACTGCCAGCCCACCGAGGAGATATTGACCGAGATCGCCGCCCTTTCGGACAAGCTGTCGCTGGAGAAGCATGATCTTTTGGAGGATAAATCCCTGGCCGACCAGTACGGCATCGACAAGATACCGGGCATCGCCCTGATAGGCCAAAAGGATTACGGAGTGCGTTTCTTCGGGGCCCCCTCCGGTTTTGAGTTCACATCATTGATCGAGGACATCATCGACGTCTCCCGGGGCACCACCGGGCTGACCCTCGACTCCCGGGAAAAACTGAAGAAGATAGCCAAGCCGGTCAGGATCCAGGTATTCATCACCCCCACCTGTCCCTACTGTCCGGCCGCGGTCCGGATGGCCCATCAGGCGGCCATCGAGAGCGACATGGTCACCGCCCACATGGTGGAATCGGCGGAGTTCCCGCACCTGGTCCAGAAATACGGGGTGATGGGCGTCCCCAAGGTGATCATCAACGAGACCATCCAGTTCGAGGGAGCCCAGCCCGAGCCGGTTTTCATCAACCACATATTAAAAGCCGCAGAATAA
- a CDS encoding redoxin domain-containing protein: MPVIKIGQKAPDFILKDQHHAEFRLSAFRGRKVLLSFHPLAWTKVCARQMQSLDKNLKTFDLLNTMPVGLSVDTIPSKHAWARALKVKNLRMLADFWPHGKVAKAYGLFREKEGFSERANVIVDEFGQVIWVKVYPIKELPDIKEIIKFISN; this comes from the coding sequence ATGCCGGTGATCAAGATCGGCCAAAAGGCACCTGATTTTATTTTAAAGGACCAGCACCATGCCGAATTCAGGCTGAGCGCTTTCAGGGGACGCAAGGTGCTGCTGTCATTCCATCCCCTGGCCTGGACCAAGGTCTGCGCCAGGCAGATGCAGTCACTGGATAAAAATCTCAAGACTTTTGACCTGCTTAACACCATGCCGGTTGGGCTGAGCGTGGATACCATTCCCTCCAAACATGCCTGGGCCAGGGCTCTTAAGGTAAAGAATCTCCGGATGCTGGCCGATTTTTGGCCTCATGGCAAGGTGGCCAAGGCTTACGGCCTGTTCCGGGAGAAGGAAGGCTTCTCCGAGCGGGCTAATGTTATTGTTGATGAATTCGGCCAGGTGATCTGGGTGAAGGTTTACCCGATAAAAGAATTGCCGGATATAAAGGAAATTATCAAATTTATATCAAACTAA
- a CDS encoding OsmC family protein — protein MPLTLDWVRDLQFTASDDAGHGLVLESKKDGIPSGFSPMQLLLISQAGCMAMDVVSILKKKRVGLAGFRVLMDGARASQHPKRFTDMNFVFEARGKVPPEALEEAIQLSKEKYCSVSATIQNGTNMKIESRVIS, from the coding sequence ATGCCATTGACATTGGATTGGGTCAGGGACCTGCAGTTCACCGCCAGCGACGACGCCGGCCACGGCCTGGTGTTGGAATCAAAAAAGGACGGCATCCCCTCCGGGTTCTCCCCCATGCAGCTGCTGTTGATCTCCCAGGCCGGATGCATGGCCATGGACGTGGTTTCCATACTCAAGAAGAAACGGGTGGGCCTGGCCGGCTTCCGGGTGCTGATGGACGGAGCCAGGGCCAGCCAGCATCCCAAAAGATTCACCGATATGAACTTCGTCTTCGAGGCCCGGGGCAAGGTCCCGCCGGAGGCTCTGGAGGAGGCCATCCAGCTGTCCAAGGAAAAATACTGCTCGGTCTCGGCCACCATCCAGAACGGGACAAATATGAAGATTGAAAGCCGGGTGATAAGCTGA
- a CDS encoding TetR family transcriptional regulator, protein MSPKNNALTDPKRRIFNAACLLFVNKGYEAIGVREIAKQAGVNIAMINYYFGGKGGILRDILDESYQKYHQAQASAGDDTTPPEERVRKLVSNVVTFFRENNEVALIAFNTMLFDIPEIHAIKEKWGKMNFSLMNSLFTQMGVNLADQVHSSIYNGFLGGMIKNHFQQRYTWEKMTEEQKTKIAESAKGIANKFEFDDLFYERFTDLLVNQYFHGVIYATQKDKMKYGQQETSNG, encoded by the coding sequence ATGTCCCCTAAAAATAACGCCCTAACCGATCCTAAAAGACGCATCTTCAATGCTGCCTGTTTGCTTTTTGTAAATAAAGGTTATGAGGCCATAGGGGTCCGCGAGATCGCCAAGCAAGCCGGGGTGAACATTGCCATGATCAACTATTACTTTGGCGGCAAGGGGGGCATATTGAGGGACATCTTGGATGAATCCTATCAGAAATACCACCAGGCCCAGGCTTCGGCCGGCGACGATACCACCCCGCCCGAAGAACGGGTTCGAAAACTTGTCTCCAATGTGGTGACCTTCTTTCGAGAAAACAATGAGGTGGCCCTGATAGCCTTTAACACCATGCTTTTTGACATCCCGGAGATCCACGCCATCAAGGAAAAATGGGGGAAAATGAATTTCTCCCTGATGAACAGCCTTTTCACCCAGATGGGAGTCAATTTGGCCGACCAGGTGCACTCCAGCATCTACAATGGCTTTTTAGGCGGCATGATAAAAAACCATTTCCAGCAGAGGTACACCTGGGAGAAGATGACCGAGGAGCAAAAGACCAAAATAGCTGAAAGCGCCAAAGGAATAGCCAATAAGTTCGAATTCGACGACCTGTTCTACGAACGTTTTACGGACCTCTTGGTCAACCAGTATTTCCACGGGGTAATCTATGCCACCCAGAAAGACAAGATGAAATATGGACAACAGGAAACCTCGAACGGGTAA
- the trxA gene encoding thioredoxin, with translation MSVAHLTDGNFDQEVLKSDLPVLVDFWAAWCGPCRMVGPIIEELSNDYQGKIKMTKLDVDANPQKSSQFGIRSIPTMLIFKNGQIVDTLVGAMPKPAIAARLDAAINK, from the coding sequence ATGTCAGTAGCGCATTTGACCGACGGAAACTTCGACCAGGAGGTCTTGAAATCCGACCTCCCGGTTCTGGTGGACTTCTGGGCGGCCTGGTGCGGCCCCTGCCGGATGGTGGGGCCCATCATCGAGGAATTGTCCAACGATTACCAGGGGAAGATAAAGATGACCAAGCTGGATGTCGACGCCAACCCCCAAAAATCTTCCCAGTTCGGCATCCGCAGCATTCCCACCATGCTGATCTTCAAGAACGGCCAGATAGTTGACACCCTGGTCGGCGCCATGCCCAAACCGGCCATCGCCGCCAGGCTGGACGCCGCGATAAATAAATAA
- a CDS encoding zinc ribbon domain-containing protein, translating into MPIYEYQCPQCGVKTEELVASFFAPAPRCSKCGVKTEKMLSTFAASVSSSDPFSSGDTVGSCPSGNCGCSSGSCGL; encoded by the coding sequence ATGCCGATCTACGAATATCAGTGCCCCCAGTGCGGAGTGAAGACCGAAGAGCTGGTGGCATCATTCTTCGCCCCGGCCCCCCGGTGTTCGAAATGCGGAGTAAAGACCGAGAAGATGCTCTCCACCTTTGCCGCTTCGGTCAGCAGCTCGGATCCCTTTTCCAGTGGAGACACCGTCGGGTCATGCCCTTCCGGCAACTGCGGCTGCTCCTCTGGCTCCTGCGGACTTTAG
- the trxB gene encoding thioredoxin-disulfide reductase, with the protein MENVKNYDIAILGAGPAGLTAGLYAGRGGLKAAIIEKMMPGGLVANTERIDNYPGFPEGISGYELAQRMEQQAKKFGAEILSAQADGVSAHDKFQLISLSDGSTVKSRALIIATGAFPKTLGVPGEKELLGKGVSYCAVCDGAFFKNQPVAVLGGGDSAVQEAIYLAGLASKVTVIHRRNALRAADSIQRIAFANDKIEFAWNKEILAIEGSTGVTGIKVMDKQTLAEEVIPVTGAFIYVGYKPNSDLVKDAVKTDQQGYIITDENMAASVPGIFACGDIRKKLVRQISGAVGDGATAAIAAQQYIELM; encoded by the coding sequence ATGGAAAACGTTAAAAATTACGACATCGCCATCTTGGGCGCCGGCCCGGCCGGGCTGACCGCCGGGCTGTATGCCGGCCGGGGCGGCCTGAAGGCGGCCATAATAGAAAAGATGATGCCCGGCGGCCTGGTGGCCAATACCGAACGGATAGACAACTATCCCGGGTTCCCCGAAGGCATCTCGGGCTATGAACTGGCCCAGAGGATGGAACAACAGGCCAAAAAATTCGGGGCCGAGATTCTTTCGGCCCAGGCCGACGGCGTTTCGGCCCATGATAAGTTTCAGCTGATATCCCTGTCCGACGGCAGCACCGTCAAATCCCGGGCCCTGATCATCGCCACCGGCGCCTTCCCAAAAACCTTGGGGGTGCCGGGGGAAAAGGAATTGCTGGGCAAAGGGGTCTCCTACTGCGCGGTATGCGACGGGGCCTTCTTTAAAAACCAGCCGGTAGCAGTGCTGGGCGGCGGTGATTCGGCGGTGCAGGAGGCCATCTACCTGGCTGGGCTGGCCTCAAAAGTGACTGTTATCCACCGCCGCAATGCCTTAAGGGCTGCCGACTCCATCCAGAGGATCGCCTTCGCCAACGATAAGATAGAATTTGCCTGGAACAAGGAAATCCTGGCCATCGAGGGCAGCACCGGGGTGACCGGCATCAAAGTCATGGACAAACAAACGCTGGCGGAAGAGGTGATCCCGGTCACCGGAGCATTCATCTACGTGGGTTATAAGCCCAACAGCGATCTGGTAAAGGATGCCGTCAAGACCGACCAGCAGGGATACATCATCACCGATGAAAATATGGCCGCTTCGGTCCCGGGCATATTTGCCTGCGGCGACATCCGTAAAAAGCTGGTCCGGCAGATCTCCGGTGCGGTGGGCGACGGCGCCACCGCGGCCATCGCCGCCCAGCAGTATATAGAATTAATGTAA
- a CDS encoding anti-sigma factor → MPKIISKKAQHHCHRMTAAFSEYLDQDLRKHLCRKLEAHLTECPDCRMYLDTLKRTVTLYRSLEQEPLPKDAEKRLFATIKLARSKGKN, encoded by the coding sequence ATGCCGAAAATAATTTCTAAAAAGGCCCAGCACCACTGCCACCGGATGACGGCGGCCTTTTCCGAGTATCTGGACCAGGATCTCAGGAAACATCTGTGCCGCAAACTGGAGGCCCATCTGACCGAGTGCCCCGACTGCCGGATGTATCTTGACACCCTGAAAAGGACCGTGACCCTGTACCGTTCTCTGGAACAGGAGCCCCTGCCCAAGGATGCCGAAAAGCGCCTGTTCGCCACCATCAAACTGGCCCGGAGCAAAGGCAAAAATTAA